The following proteins come from a genomic window of Lachnoclostridium phytofermentans ISDg:
- the yfbR gene encoding 5'-deoxynucleotidase: MEYHFYAMMSRMKYIERWALMRNAISENISEHSLEVSMLAHALAVIGKKRFHKELNAEKAALIGLYHDATEIITGDMPTPIKYYNRDILGAFQKIEENAANQLLGMLPEDIREEYHSIFFPEEAESYLWKLVKGADKLSALIKCMEEEKTGNTEFVKAKASIEEALEKMELPEVELFMKEYLPSYAKSLDELR, from the coding sequence ATGGAGTATCATTTTTATGCAATGATGTCAAGAATGAAGTATATTGAACGATGGGCATTGATGAGAAATGCAATTTCTGAAAATATCAGTGAACATTCACTTGAAGTTAGTATGCTGGCTCATGCACTTGCTGTGATTGGGAAGAAAAGATTTCATAAAGAGTTAAATGCAGAAAAAGCTGCGTTAATAGGTTTGTATCACGATGCAACCGAGATAATTACAGGAGATATGCCTACACCAATTAAGTACTATAATCGCGATATCTTGGGAGCATTTCAAAAGATTGAGGAAAATGCTGCGAATCAACTTCTTGGAATGTTACCAGAAGATATCAGAGAAGAGTATCATAGCATCTTCTTTCCAGAAGAAGCGGAAAGCTATCTGTGGAAACTCGTAAAAGGAGCAGATAAATTATCTGCGCTGATTAAGTGCATGGAGGAAGAAAAGACTGGTAATACGGAATTCGTGAAAGCTAAGGCTAGTATCGAAGAGGCTTTGGAGAAGATGGAATTACCGGAGGTTGAATTATTTATGAAAGAATATCTTCCTTCCTATGCAAAGAGTTTGGATGAGTTGAGGTAA
- a CDS encoding FprA family A-type flavoprotein: protein MNKVELKPGIYDVGAIDWNVRMFHGYTTNRGATYNAFLIIDEKITLIDAVKVGFTEELLNRIREIIDPAKIDYVISNHVEMDHSGALPGVMEVAKNATLVTSAPNGLKGLMAHYGKDYNYLPVKSGDTLSIGKRTLSFIGTPMLHWPDNMVTYCPEEKILFSNDAFGQHYATNKRFDDEVDLDKAMQEALKYYANIIQPYQLPMKKTLPLIEALDIDMIATSHGVIWRSHVKDIIDKYKEWSSGENEEKALVIYDSMWHSTEKMAFSIVEGLSRKGLTTHLFDLKETHISDIMSEVLKADYIIVGSPTLNHCMLPTVASFLCYLEGLTLKNKKAFAFGSYGWGGQSVPAVHAKLASLGYEMVLDPIKINYIPTHDQLREIEDKVAEL from the coding sequence ATGAATAAAGTTGAACTGAAACCAGGTATCTACGATGTTGGAGCAATTGATTGGAACGTTCGCATGTTCCATGGCTACACCACCAATCGCGGAGCTACCTATAATGCATTTTTAATTATTGACGAGAAGATCACTTTAATTGATGCAGTTAAAGTTGGCTTTACAGAAGAATTATTAAATCGTATCCGTGAAATCATTGATCCTGCTAAGATTGATTATGTAATTTCTAATCACGTGGAGATGGATCACTCTGGTGCACTTCCAGGTGTTATGGAGGTCGCTAAAAATGCAACCCTTGTTACCTCAGCTCCAAATGGTTTGAAAGGTTTAATGGCACACTATGGCAAGGATTATAACTATCTACCTGTGAAGAGCGGAGATACTCTTTCTATTGGTAAACGTACTCTATCTTTTATAGGAACACCAATGCTTCACTGGCCAGATAATATGGTGACTTATTGTCCAGAAGAGAAGATTCTGTTCTCCAATGATGCATTTGGTCAGCATTATGCAACAAATAAGCGTTTTGACGATGAAGTAGACTTAGATAAAGCAATGCAAGAAGCTTTGAAGTACTACGCAAATATTATTCAACCATACCAGTTACCGATGAAGAAAACCCTTCCGCTAATTGAAGCTTTAGATATAGATATGATTGCAACCAGTCATGGTGTTATCTGGAGAAGTCATGTAAAAGATATTATTGATAAATATAAAGAATGGTCAAGCGGTGAGAATGAGGAGAAAGCATTGGTTATCTATGATTCCATGTGGCATTCTACAGAGAAGATGGCTTTCTCTATTGTAGAGGGACTTTCTCGTAAAGGACTTACTACACATCTTTTCGACCTAAAAGAGACTCATATCTCTGATATTATGTCCGAGGTATTAAAAGCTGATTATATTATCGTTGGTTCTCCAACCCTTAACCATTGCATGCTCCCAACAGTTGCTTCATTCCTTTGCTACTTAGAAGGATTAACATTAAAGAACAAGAAAGCATTCGCCTTCGGTTCTTATGGTTGGGGAGGACAAAGTGTACCAGCAGTACATGCAAAGTTAGCATCCTTAGGTTATGAGATGGTATTAGATCCTATTAAGATTAACTATATCCCTACCCATGACCAGTTACGTGAAATTGAGGATAAGGTAGCTGAATTATAA
- a CDS encoding vWA domain-containing protein: MNQSRVLKRIALILSIILILPNVVACSSKMDRENSTTGQNGSKSSSDINFGSQVALQDTTSLSKTESDGLYVSYKLDGDNSNNMDFSTEEYNAVIEQGYQSTKNHPLSTFSADVDTASYSNIRRMLKEGRRVDTGAVRIEEMLNYFNYDYKLPEGDSPFGITTELSDCPWNPDTKLFLAGIQTEKIDFSKSAPSNLVFLIDVSGSMMDEDKLPLVQRAFLLLTENLTEKDRISIVTYAGNDTVVLSGAKGNQKEKIQNAITELEAGGSTFGSKGIETAYQLAMENYIEGGNNRVILATDGDLNVGVTSESELTNLIEEKRKSGVALSVLGFGTGNIKDNKMEALADHGNGNYAYIDSLMEARKVLVEEMGATLVTVAGDVKFQVEFNPAKVKGYRLLGYDNRLLATEDFNDDTKDAGEVGAGHSVTVLYELVLEDSKMEIPETELKYTTTEPTNMVDELLTVNIRYKKPGKDKSILMSEPVGINQLADTRTDNLAFATAVAEFGLLLKDSEYKGDATFSKVLSRLEETNYKQDEYRAEFYQLVKLAKDIY, encoded by the coding sequence ATGAATCAGAGTAGAGTTTTAAAAAGAATAGCACTTATACTTAGCATTATATTAATATTGCCAAATGTCGTGGCATGTTCAAGTAAGATGGATAGAGAAAATAGTACTACAGGGCAGAATGGAAGTAAGAGTAGTTCGGATATTAATTTTGGATCTCAGGTAGCATTACAGGATACCACATCGCTATCGAAAACGGAATCGGATGGCTTATATGTATCTTATAAGTTAGATGGGGACAATAGTAATAATATGGATTTTTCAACCGAGGAATACAATGCAGTAATAGAACAGGGTTACCAATCAACGAAGAATCATCCGTTATCAACCTTTTCAGCAGATGTGGATACGGCTTCTTACAGTAATATTCGTCGTATGCTAAAGGAAGGCAGAAGGGTGGATACCGGAGCTGTAAGAATAGAAGAAATGCTCAATTATTTTAACTATGATTATAAATTACCAGAAGGAGATTCCCCATTTGGAATAACAACGGAGCTATCTGATTGCCCTTGGAATCCAGATACCAAGCTATTCCTAGCTGGGATTCAGACAGAGAAGATTGATTTTTCCAAGAGCGCACCTTCGAATTTAGTATTTTTAATTGACGTGTCAGGTTCGATGATGGACGAGGATAAATTGCCTTTGGTTCAGCGAGCATTTTTATTATTGACTGAGAATCTTACAGAAAAAGATAGAATTTCAATTGTTACGTATGCAGGAAATGATACTGTTGTGTTAAGCGGAGCGAAGGGCAACCAAAAGGAGAAAATACAAAACGCTATCACCGAATTAGAAGCTGGCGGCAGCACTTTTGGTAGTAAAGGAATAGAGACAGCTTATCAATTAGCCATGGAAAATTATATCGAGGGTGGAAATAACCGCGTGATCTTAGCAACAGATGGTGACTTAAATGTTGGTGTCACCAGCGAAAGTGAGTTAACCAATCTGATTGAGGAGAAGAGAAAGAGTGGTGTCGCACTTTCCGTACTTGGTTTTGGAACTGGAAATATCAAAGACAACAAGATGGAGGCTCTTGCAGATCATGGAAATGGAAACTATGCTTATATCGATTCCTTAATGGAAGCAAGAAAGGTATTAGTAGAGGAAATGGGTGCTACCTTAGTTACGGTTGCAGGCGACGTAAAGTTTCAGGTAGAGTTTAATCCTGCAAAGGTGAAAGGGTATCGTTTGTTAGGGTATGATAATCGTTTACTTGCAACGGAGGATTTTAACGATGATACCAAAGATGCTGGCGAGGTAGGTGCAGGGCATTCGGTAACCGTGTTATATGAACTTGTGCTAGAAGATTCTAAGATGGAGATTCCTGAAACTGAATTAAAATATACGACGACAGAGCCGACAAATATGGTGGATGAATTACTAACCGTTAATATTCGCTATAAAAAGCCTGGTAAAGATAAATCAATTCTTATGTCAGAACCAGTGGGAATCAATCAATTAGCAGACACCCGGACAGATAACCTGGCATTTGCTACTGCTGTAGCAGAGTTTGGGTTGTTATTAAAAGATAGCGAGTATAAGGGAGACGCTACATTTTCTAAAGTTTTATCACGATTAGAAGAGACTAATTATAAACAGGATGAATACCGTGCAGAGTTTTATCAATTAGTTAAGTTGGCAAAAGATATCTATTAA
- the guaA gene encoding glutamine-hydrolyzing GMP synthase, translating to MNKEMVIVLDFGGQYNQLIARRVRECNVYCEVMPYNISLEKIKELNPKGIIFTGGPASVYAEGAPHCDKGIFELGIPVLGICYGAQLMTHLLGGSVTSAEVREYGKTEIKVNTTSKLFKDVAENTICWMSHTDHIKTPAEGFVVTSSSDSCPVAAVEMVDKKLYSVQFHPEVVHTQEGTKMLRNFLYEVCECNGDWKMASFTEESIQALRDKIGDKKVLCALSGGVDSSVAAVMISKAVGKQLTCIFVDHGLLRKNEGDEVEQIFTTQFDVNFVRVNAQQRFYDRLAGVTDPETKRKIIGEEFIRVFEEEAKKIGTVDFLAQGTIYPDVIESGLGKSAVIKSHHNVGGLPEHVDFKEIVEPLRLLFKDEVRKAGLELGIPEKLVFRQPFPGPGLGIRIIGEVTPERIKLVQEADAIYREEIANAGLDRSIGQYFAALTNMQSVGCMGDERTYDYAIALRAVTTTDFMTAEFAELPWELLGKVSSRIVNEVKGVNRVLYDCTGKPPATIEFE from the coding sequence GTGAATAAGGAAATGGTAATTGTACTTGATTTTGGTGGACAGTACAATCAGCTGATTGCAAGACGTGTCAGAGAATGTAATGTTTACTGTGAAGTTATGCCTTATAACATCAGTTTGGAAAAAATAAAAGAATTAAATCCAAAGGGTATTATTTTTACCGGCGGACCAGCAAGCGTTTATGCGGAAGGTGCTCCACATTGTGATAAGGGTATATTTGAGTTAGGGATTCCAGTGCTTGGTATCTGCTACGGCGCCCAGTTAATGACACATCTTCTTGGAGGATCAGTAACGAGCGCTGAGGTAAGAGAATATGGTAAAACTGAGATTAAGGTGAATACCACTTCTAAATTATTTAAAGACGTTGCTGAAAATACAATCTGTTGGATGAGCCATACAGACCATATCAAGACTCCTGCAGAAGGATTTGTAGTTACTTCAAGTTCCGATTCCTGTCCAGTGGCCGCAGTTGAAATGGTAGATAAGAAGCTCTATTCAGTGCAGTTCCACCCAGAAGTAGTTCACACACAAGAAGGTACTAAGATGCTTCGTAACTTCTTATATGAAGTATGTGAGTGTAACGGTGACTGGAAGATGGCATCCTTTACAGAGGAATCCATTCAGGCTTTACGTGATAAAATCGGTGATAAGAAAGTACTTTGTGCTTTATCCGGTGGTGTAGACTCCTCTGTAGCAGCAGTTATGATCTCTAAAGCAGTTGGAAAGCAGTTAACCTGTATCTTCGTAGACCACGGTTTACTTCGTAAGAACGAAGGTGACGAGGTTGAGCAGATCTTTACAACTCAGTTTGATGTAAACTTTGTACGTGTAAATGCACAGCAGAGATTCTATGATAGATTAGCTGGAGTTACAGATCCAGAAACAAAACGTAAGATTATCGGTGAGGAATTCATCCGTGTATTCGAAGAAGAAGCAAAGAAAATTGGAACTGTTGATTTCTTAGCACAGGGAACCATTTACCCAGATGTTATCGAATCCGGTCTTGGCAAATCCGCAGTGATTAAATCCCACCACAACGTAGGTGGTCTTCCAGAGCATGTTGATTTCAAGGAAATTGTAGAGCCACTTCGCCTTCTCTTTAAAGATGAAGTTCGTAAGGCTGGTTTAGAGCTTGGAATCCCAGAAAAATTAGTATTCCGTCAACCATTCCCAGGACCAGGACTTGGTATCCGTATCATCGGTGAAGTTACTCCTGAGAGAATTAAGCTTGTTCAGGAAGCAGACGCTATCTACCGTGAGGAAATTGCCAATGCAGGTCTTGACCGCAGTATCGGACAGTACTTCGCAGCATTAACAAACATGCAGTCTGTAGGATGTATGGGTGATGAGAGAACTTACGATTACGCAATTGCACTTCGTGCAGTAACAACAACTGACTTCATGACCGCTGAGTTTGCTGAACTTCCTTGGGAGTTACTTGGCAAGGTTTCAAGCCGTATTGTAAATGAAGTTAAGGGTGTTAATAGAGTACTTTATGATTGTACGGGGAAACCACCGGCAACGATTGAGTTTGAGTGA
- a CDS encoding DUF4365 domain-containing protein: MTKWKKNKKVEKEGVIYLENLVNNHGSIFREVPGDKDTGIDGFIEFVDSEEATGRLLAVQVKSGDSYYNSEKKKFILYPDQEHLDYWKSYTLPVIVVFYSPTEGCSAWIGIEEHIKNLKYHNKPLLSRIEVNNEGYNKVGIDLDDLKELYGYEV, encoded by the coding sequence ATGACAAAGTGGAAAAAGAATAAAAAGGTTGAAAAAGAGGGAGTAATATATTTAGAAAATCTAGTAAATAATCATGGTTCTATTTTCAGAGAAGTACCAGGAGATAAAGATACTGGTATTGATGGGTTTATTGAATTTGTTGATTCAGAAGAAGCAACTGGGAGGTTATTGGCCGTCCAAGTAAAATCAGGCGATTCTTATTATAATAGTGAAAAGAAGAAGTTTATATTATATCCAGATCAGGAACATCTTGATTATTGGAAAAGTTATACTTTGCCAGTTATTGTTGTATTCTATTCACCAACAGAAGGTTGCAGTGCTTGGATTGGGATTGAAGAGCATATCAAGAATCTGAAATATCATAATAAACCTTTGCTAAGTAGGATTGAAGTTAATAATGAAGGTTATAACAAGGTAGGAATTGATCTTGATGATTTAAAAGAATTATATGGATATGAAGTATGA
- a CDS encoding Eco57I restriction-modification methylase domain-containing protein, giving the protein MDEKSTGSFYTPVNLIKYMVSYIETKRKPTSILEPSAGDGRFVDFVRKFDIPITLIEYDKKKVNQLRKKYRGVCSIHKADFNRFAQRNNRKYDLIIGNPPYISKKNMTKELKEQSEKVVDSFGLAKDLFQNIWVPFILSSINMLELNGRIFFILPFEFLQVQYAEKLRIFLETKFNIIEIITFEEQIFEGIEQDICLLYLENDKIGSPYIMYRTLNNPSEREEKFQSVIMRNKPLKKWSNCILNDNETESLFNIANKFKRVNEFGDISPGIVTGANAFFIISKDEYCKLNVDNNIGLPIISRSKDVKDCLLFGKEDYDRLYSDNAKVTMLNLNGVVEKSFSSELVDYLEKGKEKKINERYKCSIRNRWYDVPIIRKGTVSFFKRYSIVPRIIVNDADVHTTDVAYNIRLKEQYDSNSFAFCFYNSLTLALCEYEGRFYGGGVGELVPNEFKGLSMPYVKVEDEKILHLDKLFREGANIEEIVDYVDSVVFATFEENDKQLLKAIRMRYLKRRLKIYEKEIDING; this is encoded by the coding sequence ATGGATGAAAAGTCAACAGGATCATTTTATACTCCTGTAAATTTGATAAAATACATGGTTTCGTATATTGAAACTAAAAGAAAGCCTACTAGCATATTGGAACCGTCGGCAGGAGATGGTAGATTCGTTGATTTTGTAAGAAAATTTGATATACCAATAACCTTAATTGAATATGACAAGAAAAAGGTAAATCAGCTAAGAAAAAAGTACAGAGGAGTATGTAGTATCCATAAAGCTGATTTCAATAGATTTGCACAAAGGAATAATAGAAAATATGATCTTATAATAGGGAACCCTCCATATATAAGTAAAAAAAATATGACAAAAGAATTAAAAGAGCAATCAGAAAAAGTTGTAGATTCTTTTGGGCTTGCTAAAGACCTTTTTCAGAATATTTGGGTACCATTTATATTATCTTCAATTAACATGTTGGAACTTAACGGCCGGATTTTTTTTATTCTTCCATTTGAGTTTTTACAAGTACAGTATGCCGAAAAATTGAGAATTTTTCTTGAAACAAAATTTAACATAATCGAAATTATAACATTTGAAGAGCAAATTTTTGAGGGGATTGAACAAGATATTTGTTTGCTTTATTTAGAAAATGATAAAATTGGTTCACCATACATTATGTATAGAACATTAAACAATCCGAGCGAACGAGAAGAAAAATTTCAAAGTGTTATTATGAGAAATAAACCTTTAAAAAAATGGTCGAATTGTATACTGAATGATAATGAGACTGAAAGTCTATTCAATATTGCTAATAAGTTCAAGAGGGTAAATGAATTTGGGGATATTTCGCCTGGAATAGTAACTGGAGCTAATGCTTTTTTTATTATAAGCAAAGACGAATACTGTAAATTGAATGTTGATAATAACATTGGACTACCAATTATTTCTAGAAGCAAGGATGTAAAAGATTGTTTGCTTTTTGGAAAAGAGGATTACGATAGGCTATATAGTGATAATGCTAAAGTTACAATGCTGAATTTGAATGGTGTGGTAGAAAAATCATTTTCAAGTGAACTGGTAGACTATTTAGAAAAAGGAAAAGAAAAAAAAATAAATGAAAGATATAAATGTTCTATAAGAAACAGATGGTATGATGTTCCAATCATTCGAAAAGGAACCGTAAGTTTCTTTAAACGATATAGTATAGTTCCTAGAATAATAGTAAATGATGCGGATGTCCATACAACGGATGTAGCTTACAATATAAGGTTGAAAGAGCAGTATGATTCAAACTCTTTTGCATTTTGTTTTTATAATTCGTTGACGTTGGCTTTATGCGAATATGAAGGACGTTTTTACGGTGGTGGGGTTGGAGAATTGGTCCCAAACGAATTTAAGGGACTTTCAATGCCATATGTTAAGGTAGAGGATGAAAAAATTTTGCATTTAGATAAGTTGTTTAGGGAAGGTGCTAATATAGAGGAAATTGTAGATTATGTAGATTCTGTTGTCTTCGCTACGTTTGAAGAAAATGATAAACAGTTGTTAAAAGCTATTAGAATGAGATACTTAAAAAGAAGATTAAAAATATATGAGAAGGAGATTGATATTAATGGATAA
- a CDS encoding sensor histidine kinase, producing the protein MDNNVVGNVNFKFAARFSKLIGRNLISNPIVAVSELVKNSYDADADNITVEFKNLVTGVSQLIVKDDGDGMSLDDIQNKWMIVGTDNKIHNPNTKSGRRKLGEKGIGRFSVERLSRKLKITTTEFGKDFALVFEIDWDKDEAEADEFGIVNHPVYKIPFERNIKGTEIIMEELRDEWTEDSLVDLRKELNLIRPININSVSYEKYKFPGDKVKINLYAPDFIKSVNKVDANFMSYRQAHLYGKINKDGSAIIRVSIKSNISMSGQVNEQTYTYKNEELDNSCGPVVYEAFVFLKDKRLYRSLDIDRKYMDDFLKSYSGVKIYRDGFRILPFGNVDNDWLELNAQRTKSPEHRMSTQNIIGIVYITRDENPGLQDVLSRENMYETKEFDALKTFVNLSFEKYTSLQLNARKKKEKKIREEGKKTLSNVRKSVNDFSKQVDDLKVSVKQVNVNVDTVEAVNQVQQKLTSILQAAESSLENFKKAFSYYKFQDDFKTREMQIYRNIATLGISAAMFGHEALHQTLDAKAICGDIKADYSEIINSTNQLKEYFNDLEKDIGLVNEKADFFRSYLKREKQDRVRYVNIKEIVETIINQHKKAFEAIEVLPQLNVKISDDNIYTWGYEGDFETIFTNLVTNSYKALKKEKNEKIFYINLEFENNAYIITSVNNGKVIEKENRIKIFQPLFSSYSDGTGLGLTIVQDTVLNYSGTIELCKDYPLTKFKIVIPRQLETKEDVDDVN; encoded by the coding sequence ATGGATAATAATGTTGTTGGAAATGTAAATTTTAAATTTGCTGCCAGATTTAGTAAATTGATTGGTAGAAATTTAATATCAAATCCTATTGTGGCGGTTTCAGAACTAGTAAAAAATTCTTATGATGCTGATGCTGACAATATAACTGTTGAATTTAAAAATCTTGTAACGGGGGTATCTCAATTAATTGTAAAGGACGATGGAGATGGTATGTCTCTAGACGATATCCAAAATAAATGGATGATTGTTGGAACAGATAATAAAATACATAATCCAAATACTAAATCAGGAAGAAGAAAATTAGGCGAAAAGGGAATAGGAAGATTTTCGGTTGAACGATTATCAAGAAAACTTAAGATAACAACAACAGAGTTTGGAAAAGACTTTGCATTGGTTTTTGAAATAGATTGGGACAAAGATGAAGCAGAAGCGGATGAGTTTGGAATAGTGAATCATCCAGTTTATAAAATCCCTTTTGAAAGAAATATAAAAGGTACCGAAATTATTATGGAAGAATTACGTGATGAATGGACAGAAGACAGTCTGGTTGATTTAAGAAAAGAACTAAATTTAATAAGACCAATTAATATAAATTCTGTTTCATATGAAAAATATAAATTTCCTGGTGATAAGGTAAAAATTAATTTATATGCACCTGATTTTATAAAAAGTGTGAATAAAGTAGATGCTAATTTTATGTCTTATAGACAGGCACATTTATATGGAAAAATTAATAAGGATGGAAGTGCTATTATCCGTGTTAGTATAAAATCAAATATTAGTATGAGCGGACAAGTTAATGAACAAACATATACCTATAAAAATGAAGAATTAGATAATTCTTGTGGACCGGTAGTCTATGAAGCTTTCGTGTTTCTTAAAGATAAGAGATTATATAGAAGTCTAGATATCGACAGAAAATATATGGATGATTTTCTTAAATCATATAGCGGAGTTAAAATTTACAGAGATGGTTTTAGAATATTACCATTTGGTAATGTGGATAATGACTGGTTAGAGCTAAATGCTCAGAGAACAAAATCACCAGAACATCGTATGTCAACACAAAATATAATTGGAATTGTTTACATAACCAGAGACGAAAATCCAGGATTGCAAGATGTATTAAGTAGAGAAAATATGTATGAAACAAAAGAATTTGATGCACTAAAAACTTTTGTTAATTTGTCTTTTGAAAAATATACTTCGCTACAATTAAATGCAAGGAAGAAAAAAGAAAAGAAAATTAGAGAAGAGGGGAAAAAAACATTATCAAATGTTAGAAAATCAGTAAATGATTTTTCAAAACAGGTTGATGATTTAAAAGTTTCAGTTAAACAAGTTAATGTAAATGTTGATACTGTTGAGGCTGTAAATCAAGTCCAACAAAAATTAACTAGCATATTGCAGGCTGCTGAATCTTCGCTAGAAAATTTTAAAAAAGCATTTTCATATTATAAATTTCAAGATGACTTTAAAACTCGAGAGATGCAGATTTATAGAAATATTGCAACATTAGGTATAAGTGCGGCAATGTTTGGACATGAAGCATTGCATCAGACATTAGATGCAAAAGCAATATGCGGGGATATTAAAGCAGATTATTCTGAGATAATTAATTCAACAAATCAACTTAAAGAGTATTTTAATGATTTAGAAAAAGATATTGGTCTTGTAAATGAAAAAGCTGATTTTTTTCGAAGTTATCTAAAAAGAGAAAAGCAGGATAGGGTAAGGTATGTAAATATTAAGGAAATAGTTGAAACTATAATTAATCAGCATAAAAAAGCATTTGAGGCAATAGAGGTGCTTCCTCAATTAAATGTGAAAATATCGGATGATAATATATATACATGGGGATACGAAGGTGATTTTGAGACAATATTTACAAATTTGGTTACTAATTCATATAAAGCATTAAAGAAAGAAAAAAATGAAAAAATATTTTATATTAATCTAGAGTTTGAAAATAATGCATATATAATTACTTCGGTCAACAATGGTAAGGTTATAGAAAAAGAGAATAGAATCAAGATTTTTCAACCATTGTTTTCTTCATATTCTGATGGAACAGGATTGGGACTAACAATTGTACAGGATACGGTATTAAATTATTCAGGGACTATAGAATTATGTAAAGATTATCCGCTGACTAAATTTAAGATAGTAATACCAAGACAATTGGAAACAAAGGAGGATGTAGACGATGTCAATTAA
- a CDS encoding HNH endonuclease — MNSSIMKKLKYNNKPTYNKPSGYREYLREISDYSCEYCTITESECSGATFNIDHFRPKAYFPQYFSTCENLRYTCPRCNSYKNDKWIETEKGCIRNCEQCNNKACHENISRFIDNLYEDPQEVLELDDYGVLKAISGSNPADYTIKFLRLNRAQLIKLRKIRRFIDLWNEELLAKRKEILLRNENLSLKIKRFDELKRHTFHSPKEECMLKIISTTLELLQIQIDQELVLINDQLEKIEVLQKNRKISDDSFLNMI; from the coding sequence ATGAATAGCAGTATTATGAAAAAGCTGAAATACAATAATAAACCGACATATAATAAACCAAGTGGATATAGAGAGTATCTCAGGGAAATTAGTGATTATTCATGTGAATATTGTACTATAACTGAAAGTGAATGTAGTGGAGCTACTTTCAATATTGATCATTTTAGACCCAAAGCGTATTTCCCCCAGTATTTTTCGACCTGTGAAAATTTAAGATATACATGTCCTCGCTGTAATTCCTACAAGAATGATAAGTGGATTGAGACGGAAAAAGGATGTATAAGAAATTGTGAACAGTGCAATAATAAAGCATGCCATGAGAATATCAGCAGATTTATAGATAATTTGTATGAAGATCCCCAAGAAGTGCTTGAGTTAGATGATTATGGTGTTTTAAAAGCAATAAGTGGTTCTAATCCAGCAGATTATACAATAAAATTTCTTAGGCTAAATAGAGCTCAATTAATTAAATTGAGAAAGATTAGGAGATTTATTGATTTGTGGAACGAAGAATTATTGGCTAAGAGAAAAGAAATATTATTAAGAAATGAAAATTTATCATTAAAAATTAAAAGATTTGATGAGTTAAAGCGTCATACATTTCATAGCCCAAAAGAAGAATGCATGTTAAAAATTATTTCTACAACACTAGAGCTCTTACAAATACAGATAGATCAGGAGTTGGTTTTAATTAATGATCAACTAGAGAAGATTGAGGTTCTTCAAAAAAATAGAAAAATATCAGATGATAGCTTCTTAAATATGATATAG